The bacterium genome segment CTCGCCGCGGGCCTGTACGGAGCGCATTTCGAGCGCACGGCGGGCGCGGGCGATTGAGGACGTTGCACCGGATCGTGGGTTTCCACGAAGAAGCACCGGAGCGGGTACGGCTAGCCCGCCAGAGGAGGGACTGAGTTGCGCAGAGAGATTTTTTCCGACGAACACCTGGAGTTTCGCCAACAGTTCCAGCGTTTTGTGAAAGCAGAGGTCGAGCCCCATATCGGCGAGTGGAACGAGGCCGGGATCACGCCGC includes the following:
- a CDS encoding acyl-CoA dehydrogenase family protein translates to MRREIFSDEHLEFRQQFQRFVKAEVEPHIGEWNEAGITP